The proteins below come from a single Cololabis saira isolate AMF1-May2022 chromosome 2, fColSai1.1, whole genome shotgun sequence genomic window:
- the pde8a gene encoding high affinity cAMP-specific and IBMX-insensitive 3',5'-cyclic phosphodiesterase 8A isoform X1 — translation MGCASSIHISDRVVHHSEKGSEDSHSPQQTNTTQHQGNPAAGLPLKPPSCKTTLTEVQFGPMKLFKDPLQVLLVFAKEDSQSNGFCWACEKANYRCNVARTPESALQCFSEKHHDLVIIDHRHSRHFDAEALCRSIRAVNSSENTVIVAVVKRPDREEASVMPLINAGFNRRYVENANMMACYNELLQLEHGEVLAQFKLRAGSAIFTALEQSQDAIEITSEDQVIQYVNPAYESTMGYQQGELIGKEIIEVPKSEKNKPDLLETINSCIRKGKEWQGIYYAKKKNGDSIQQNVKITPIIGQGGKIRHYVSINRPLNDNNKSDKSSERVQAESQTDITSNKHKDRRKGSLDVRSTTSRGSDGSSQRRHSSMARIHSMTIEAPITKVINIINAAQESSPMPVAEALDRVLEILRTTELYSPQLGTKDEDPHTNDLVGGLMTDGLRRLSGNEYILSTKQPHHFPSHLASPLSLNDIPPRIAQTMESEDSWDFDIFNLESATLKRPLTYLGLKIFSRFGVCEYLNCPEATLRSWLQVIEANYHSSNPYHNSSHAADVLHATAYFLCKERVKQSLDPIDEVAALIAATVHDVDHPGRTNSFLCNAGSELAILYNDTAVLESHHAALAFQITTRDDKCNIFKNIERNEYRTLRQAIIDMVLATEMTKHFEHVNKFVNSINKPLAALEENGGNSDEESVKSILTSPENRILVKRMLIKCADISNPCRPQELCIEWAGRISEEYFAQTDEEKRQGLPVVMPVFDRNTCSIPKSQISFIDYFITDMFDAWDAFADLPNLMQHLDNNFKYWKGLDERKLHSLRPPPE, via the exons ACCACATTAACAGAGGTGCAATTTGGACCAATGAAGTTATTTAAAGATCCACTTCAG GTACTTTTAGTTTTTGCCAAAGAGGATAGTCAGAGTAATGGCTTCTGCTGGGCCTGTGAGAAGGCCAACTACAGGTGTAATGTGGCGCGAACACCTGAGTCGGCCCTTCAGTGCTTCTCGGAGAAGCATCACGACCTCGTCATCATTGACCATAGACATTCCAGACACTTTGACGCAGAAGCACTATGCCG gtcaattaGAGCGGTCAACTCTTCAGAAAACACTGTGATAGTCGCTGTTGTGAAAAG GCCAGACAGAGAAGAGGCCTCTGTGATGCCGCTGATCAATGCCGGCTTTAATAGG AGATATGTGGAAAATGCCAATATGATGGCTTGCTACAATGAGCTGCTACAGTTGGAGCATGGAGAGGTGTTGGCACAGTTCAAACTGAG GGCTGGGAGTGCCATTTTCACAGCGCTGGAACAAAGCCAAGACGCCATAGAGATCACTTCTGAAGATCAAGTTATTCAg TATGTGAATCCTGCCTATGAGTCCACTATGGGCTACCAACAAGGCGAGCTAATAGGGAAAGAAATAATAGAAGTGCCTAAAAGTGAGAAGAATAAGCCTGATCTCCTTGAAACAATAAACTCCTGTATACGGAAAGGAAAG GAGTGGCAGGGGATTTATTATGCCAAAAAGAAGAATGGAGACAGCATTCAGCAAAATGTGAAGATCACACCTATAATTGGACAGGGAGG AAAAATCAGACACTATGTGTCTATCAACAGGCCtttaaatgataataataag AGTGATAAATCCAGTGAACGTGTGCAGGCAGAGTCTCAAACAG acATAACATCCAATAAGCACAAAGACAGGAGGAAAGGTTCTCTGGATGTAAGATCCACGACGTCTCGAGGGAGCGATG GGAGCTCTCAGAGAAGACACTCCTCTATGGCCAGAATTCACTCCATGACTATTGAAGCTCCCATCACCAAG GTAATAAACATAATTAATGCAGCACAGGAAAGCAGCCCTATGCCCGTGGCAGAGGCCTTGGATCGGGTACTGGAGATCCTGAGGACCACAGAGCTCTATTCCCCACAGCTGGGCACCAAGGATGAAGATCCCCACACAAATGACCTTGTAGGGGGGCTGATGACG GATGGTTTACGCAGATTGTCAGGAAATGAATACATCCTTTCCACCAAGC AGCCCCACCACTTCCCTAGTCACTTGGCAAGCCCTCTGTCATTAAATGACATCCCTCCTCGCATCGCCCAGACCATGGAGAGTGAGGACTCATGGGACTTTGACATCTTTAACTTGGAGTCTGCAACCCTGAAACG GCCTTTGACCTACTTGGGCCTGAAGATCTTCTCCCGGTTTGGGGTCTGCGAGTACTTAAACTGCCCTGAAGCTACTTTGCGCTCCTGGCTTCAAGTGATTGAAGCCAACTACCACTCCAGTAACCCCTACCACAACTCCAGCCATGCAGCTGATGTCTTGCATGCAACTGCATATTTTCTTTGCAAGGAGAGGGTTAAG CAAAGTTTAGATCCCATTGATGAGGTGGCTGCCCTGATTGCTGCTACAGTGCACGACGTAGACCACCCAGGCCGCACCAACAGTTTTCTGTGCAACGCAGGAAGTGAACTGGCCATTCTGTACAACGACACCGCTGTGCTGGAGAGTCACCATGCAGCGCTGGCCTTCCAGATCACCACAAGAGATGATAAGTGCAACATCTTCAAAAACATAGAGAG GAATGAGTATCGAACATTACGACAGGCCATCATAGATATGGTGCTCGCAACTGAGATGACCAAACACTTTGAACATGTCAACAAATTTGTGAACAGCATCAACAAGCCCCTGGCTGCTCTGGAGGAGAATGGG GGGAACAGTGATGAGGAATCTGTCAAAAGTATTCTGACGTCTCCTGAGAATCGCATCCTCGTCAAGCGGATGCTGATTAAGTGCGCTGACATCTCCAATCCATGCAGGCCTCAAGAGCTCTGCATAGAATGGGCTGGACGCATCTCAGAGGAATATTTTGCACAG ACAGATGAGGAGAAGAGACAAGGTCTACCAGTGGTCATGCCCGTGTTTGACAGAAACACGTGTAGCATCCCAAAGTCCCAGATTTCCTTTATAGACTATTTCATCACGGACATGTTTGACGCATGGGATG CTTTTGCAGACCTCCCCAATCTTATGCAGCACTTGGACAACAACTTCAAGTACTGGAAAGGCCTGGATGAGCGGAAGCTGCACAGCCTGCGACCTCCTCCAGAGTAG
- the pde8a gene encoding high affinity cAMP-specific and IBMX-insensitive 3',5'-cyclic phosphodiesterase 8A isoform X3, translated as MGCASSIHISDRVVHHSEKGSEDSHSPQQTNTTQHQGNPAAGLPLKPPSCKTTLTEVQFGPMKLFKDPLQVLLVFAKEDSQSNGFCWACEKANYRCNVARTPESALQCFSEKHHDLVIIDHRHSRHFDAEALCRSIRAVNSSENTVIVAVVKRPDREEASVMPLINAGFNRRYVENANMMACYNELLQLEHGEVLAQFKLRAGSAIFTALEQSQDAIEITSEDQVIQEWQGIYYAKKKNGDSIQQNVKITPIIGQGGKIRHYVSINRPLNDNNKSDKSSERVQAESQTDITSNKHKDRRKGSLDVRSTTSRGSDGSSQRRHSSMARIHSMTIEAPITKVINIINAAQESSPMPVAEALDRVLEILRTTELYSPQLGTKDEDPHTNDLVGGLMTDGLRRLSGNEYILSTKQPHHFPSHLASPLSLNDIPPRIAQTMESEDSWDFDIFNLESATLKRPLTYLGLKIFSRFGVCEYLNCPEATLRSWLQVIEANYHSSNPYHNSSHAADVLHATAYFLCKERVKQSLDPIDEVAALIAATVHDVDHPGRTNSFLCNAGSELAILYNDTAVLESHHAALAFQITTRDDKCNIFKNIERNEYRTLRQAIIDMVLATEMTKHFEHVNKFVNSINKPLAALEENGGNSDEESVKSILTSPENRILVKRMLIKCADISNPCRPQELCIEWAGRISEEYFAQTDEEKRQGLPVVMPVFDRNTCSIPKSQISFIDYFITDMFDAWDAFADLPNLMQHLDNNFKYWKGLDERKLHSLRPPPE; from the exons ACCACATTAACAGAGGTGCAATTTGGACCAATGAAGTTATTTAAAGATCCACTTCAG GTACTTTTAGTTTTTGCCAAAGAGGATAGTCAGAGTAATGGCTTCTGCTGGGCCTGTGAGAAGGCCAACTACAGGTGTAATGTGGCGCGAACACCTGAGTCGGCCCTTCAGTGCTTCTCGGAGAAGCATCACGACCTCGTCATCATTGACCATAGACATTCCAGACACTTTGACGCAGAAGCACTATGCCG gtcaattaGAGCGGTCAACTCTTCAGAAAACACTGTGATAGTCGCTGTTGTGAAAAG GCCAGACAGAGAAGAGGCCTCTGTGATGCCGCTGATCAATGCCGGCTTTAATAGG AGATATGTGGAAAATGCCAATATGATGGCTTGCTACAATGAGCTGCTACAGTTGGAGCATGGAGAGGTGTTGGCACAGTTCAAACTGAG GGCTGGGAGTGCCATTTTCACAGCGCTGGAACAAAGCCAAGACGCCATAGAGATCACTTCTGAAGATCAAGTTATTCAg GAGTGGCAGGGGATTTATTATGCCAAAAAGAAGAATGGAGACAGCATTCAGCAAAATGTGAAGATCACACCTATAATTGGACAGGGAGG AAAAATCAGACACTATGTGTCTATCAACAGGCCtttaaatgataataataag AGTGATAAATCCAGTGAACGTGTGCAGGCAGAGTCTCAAACAG acATAACATCCAATAAGCACAAAGACAGGAGGAAAGGTTCTCTGGATGTAAGATCCACGACGTCTCGAGGGAGCGATG GGAGCTCTCAGAGAAGACACTCCTCTATGGCCAGAATTCACTCCATGACTATTGAAGCTCCCATCACCAAG GTAATAAACATAATTAATGCAGCACAGGAAAGCAGCCCTATGCCCGTGGCAGAGGCCTTGGATCGGGTACTGGAGATCCTGAGGACCACAGAGCTCTATTCCCCACAGCTGGGCACCAAGGATGAAGATCCCCACACAAATGACCTTGTAGGGGGGCTGATGACG GATGGTTTACGCAGATTGTCAGGAAATGAATACATCCTTTCCACCAAGC AGCCCCACCACTTCCCTAGTCACTTGGCAAGCCCTCTGTCATTAAATGACATCCCTCCTCGCATCGCCCAGACCATGGAGAGTGAGGACTCATGGGACTTTGACATCTTTAACTTGGAGTCTGCAACCCTGAAACG GCCTTTGACCTACTTGGGCCTGAAGATCTTCTCCCGGTTTGGGGTCTGCGAGTACTTAAACTGCCCTGAAGCTACTTTGCGCTCCTGGCTTCAAGTGATTGAAGCCAACTACCACTCCAGTAACCCCTACCACAACTCCAGCCATGCAGCTGATGTCTTGCATGCAACTGCATATTTTCTTTGCAAGGAGAGGGTTAAG CAAAGTTTAGATCCCATTGATGAGGTGGCTGCCCTGATTGCTGCTACAGTGCACGACGTAGACCACCCAGGCCGCACCAACAGTTTTCTGTGCAACGCAGGAAGTGAACTGGCCATTCTGTACAACGACACCGCTGTGCTGGAGAGTCACCATGCAGCGCTGGCCTTCCAGATCACCACAAGAGATGATAAGTGCAACATCTTCAAAAACATAGAGAG GAATGAGTATCGAACATTACGACAGGCCATCATAGATATGGTGCTCGCAACTGAGATGACCAAACACTTTGAACATGTCAACAAATTTGTGAACAGCATCAACAAGCCCCTGGCTGCTCTGGAGGAGAATGGG GGGAACAGTGATGAGGAATCTGTCAAAAGTATTCTGACGTCTCCTGAGAATCGCATCCTCGTCAAGCGGATGCTGATTAAGTGCGCTGACATCTCCAATCCATGCAGGCCTCAAGAGCTCTGCATAGAATGGGCTGGACGCATCTCAGAGGAATATTTTGCACAG ACAGATGAGGAGAAGAGACAAGGTCTACCAGTGGTCATGCCCGTGTTTGACAGAAACACGTGTAGCATCCCAAAGTCCCAGATTTCCTTTATAGACTATTTCATCACGGACATGTTTGACGCATGGGATG CTTTTGCAGACCTCCCCAATCTTATGCAGCACTTGGACAACAACTTCAAGTACTGGAAAGGCCTGGATGAGCGGAAGCTGCACAGCCTGCGACCTCCTCCAGAGTAG
- the pde8a gene encoding high affinity cAMP-specific and IBMX-insensitive 3',5'-cyclic phosphodiesterase 8A isoform X2 has protein sequence MGCASSIHISDRVVHHSEKGSEDSHSPQQTNTTQHQGNPAAGLPLKPPSCKVLLVFAKEDSQSNGFCWACEKANYRCNVARTPESALQCFSEKHHDLVIIDHRHSRHFDAEALCRSIRAVNSSENTVIVAVVKRPDREEASVMPLINAGFNRRYVENANMMACYNELLQLEHGEVLAQFKLRAGSAIFTALEQSQDAIEITSEDQVIQYVNPAYESTMGYQQGELIGKEIIEVPKSEKNKPDLLETINSCIRKGKEWQGIYYAKKKNGDSIQQNVKITPIIGQGGKIRHYVSINRPLNDNNKSDKSSERVQAESQTDITSNKHKDRRKGSLDVRSTTSRGSDGSSQRRHSSMARIHSMTIEAPITKVINIINAAQESSPMPVAEALDRVLEILRTTELYSPQLGTKDEDPHTNDLVGGLMTDGLRRLSGNEYILSTKQPHHFPSHLASPLSLNDIPPRIAQTMESEDSWDFDIFNLESATLKRPLTYLGLKIFSRFGVCEYLNCPEATLRSWLQVIEANYHSSNPYHNSSHAADVLHATAYFLCKERVKQSLDPIDEVAALIAATVHDVDHPGRTNSFLCNAGSELAILYNDTAVLESHHAALAFQITTRDDKCNIFKNIERNEYRTLRQAIIDMVLATEMTKHFEHVNKFVNSINKPLAALEENGGNSDEESVKSILTSPENRILVKRMLIKCADISNPCRPQELCIEWAGRISEEYFAQTDEEKRQGLPVVMPVFDRNTCSIPKSQISFIDYFITDMFDAWDAFADLPNLMQHLDNNFKYWKGLDERKLHSLRPPPE, from the exons GTACTTTTAGTTTTTGCCAAAGAGGATAGTCAGAGTAATGGCTTCTGCTGGGCCTGTGAGAAGGCCAACTACAGGTGTAATGTGGCGCGAACACCTGAGTCGGCCCTTCAGTGCTTCTCGGAGAAGCATCACGACCTCGTCATCATTGACCATAGACATTCCAGACACTTTGACGCAGAAGCACTATGCCG gtcaattaGAGCGGTCAACTCTTCAGAAAACACTGTGATAGTCGCTGTTGTGAAAAG GCCAGACAGAGAAGAGGCCTCTGTGATGCCGCTGATCAATGCCGGCTTTAATAGG AGATATGTGGAAAATGCCAATATGATGGCTTGCTACAATGAGCTGCTACAGTTGGAGCATGGAGAGGTGTTGGCACAGTTCAAACTGAG GGCTGGGAGTGCCATTTTCACAGCGCTGGAACAAAGCCAAGACGCCATAGAGATCACTTCTGAAGATCAAGTTATTCAg TATGTGAATCCTGCCTATGAGTCCACTATGGGCTACCAACAAGGCGAGCTAATAGGGAAAGAAATAATAGAAGTGCCTAAAAGTGAGAAGAATAAGCCTGATCTCCTTGAAACAATAAACTCCTGTATACGGAAAGGAAAG GAGTGGCAGGGGATTTATTATGCCAAAAAGAAGAATGGAGACAGCATTCAGCAAAATGTGAAGATCACACCTATAATTGGACAGGGAGG AAAAATCAGACACTATGTGTCTATCAACAGGCCtttaaatgataataataag AGTGATAAATCCAGTGAACGTGTGCAGGCAGAGTCTCAAACAG acATAACATCCAATAAGCACAAAGACAGGAGGAAAGGTTCTCTGGATGTAAGATCCACGACGTCTCGAGGGAGCGATG GGAGCTCTCAGAGAAGACACTCCTCTATGGCCAGAATTCACTCCATGACTATTGAAGCTCCCATCACCAAG GTAATAAACATAATTAATGCAGCACAGGAAAGCAGCCCTATGCCCGTGGCAGAGGCCTTGGATCGGGTACTGGAGATCCTGAGGACCACAGAGCTCTATTCCCCACAGCTGGGCACCAAGGATGAAGATCCCCACACAAATGACCTTGTAGGGGGGCTGATGACG GATGGTTTACGCAGATTGTCAGGAAATGAATACATCCTTTCCACCAAGC AGCCCCACCACTTCCCTAGTCACTTGGCAAGCCCTCTGTCATTAAATGACATCCCTCCTCGCATCGCCCAGACCATGGAGAGTGAGGACTCATGGGACTTTGACATCTTTAACTTGGAGTCTGCAACCCTGAAACG GCCTTTGACCTACTTGGGCCTGAAGATCTTCTCCCGGTTTGGGGTCTGCGAGTACTTAAACTGCCCTGAAGCTACTTTGCGCTCCTGGCTTCAAGTGATTGAAGCCAACTACCACTCCAGTAACCCCTACCACAACTCCAGCCATGCAGCTGATGTCTTGCATGCAACTGCATATTTTCTTTGCAAGGAGAGGGTTAAG CAAAGTTTAGATCCCATTGATGAGGTGGCTGCCCTGATTGCTGCTACAGTGCACGACGTAGACCACCCAGGCCGCACCAACAGTTTTCTGTGCAACGCAGGAAGTGAACTGGCCATTCTGTACAACGACACCGCTGTGCTGGAGAGTCACCATGCAGCGCTGGCCTTCCAGATCACCACAAGAGATGATAAGTGCAACATCTTCAAAAACATAGAGAG GAATGAGTATCGAACATTACGACAGGCCATCATAGATATGGTGCTCGCAACTGAGATGACCAAACACTTTGAACATGTCAACAAATTTGTGAACAGCATCAACAAGCCCCTGGCTGCTCTGGAGGAGAATGGG GGGAACAGTGATGAGGAATCTGTCAAAAGTATTCTGACGTCTCCTGAGAATCGCATCCTCGTCAAGCGGATGCTGATTAAGTGCGCTGACATCTCCAATCCATGCAGGCCTCAAGAGCTCTGCATAGAATGGGCTGGACGCATCTCAGAGGAATATTTTGCACAG ACAGATGAGGAGAAGAGACAAGGTCTACCAGTGGTCATGCCCGTGTTTGACAGAAACACGTGTAGCATCCCAAAGTCCCAGATTTCCTTTATAGACTATTTCATCACGGACATGTTTGACGCATGGGATG CTTTTGCAGACCTCCCCAATCTTATGCAGCACTTGGACAACAACTTCAAGTACTGGAAAGGCCTGGATGAGCGGAAGCTGCACAGCCTGCGACCTCCTCCAGAGTAG